The genomic window TCCAACGTGCGAAAGCTGAGCAGGAAGAACGAGCCAGCCAAGCCGAAGAGGCCTTGAAAAAGACAAGACACAATAATGCTGTTGCTTCAGAGCGGTTTCAGGAGGAATATAGATTGCTTTCTGTTGAAATGGCGGCCAAAGTTGAGGAGAATGAAAAGATGAATGACAAAGCAGCTGCTGAAGCTGATGAATTGCGGCAGAAGAACAGACTTATAGAAGAAATGCTCCAGAAATGCAACCAAGAGCTCAGGCTAATTTCAGATCAGCACGAATTGAAACAGCAAGAGCTATTGAAGCAGATAGATTCAAAAGGAAAAGCAATGGAACACATGTCACATGAATTAGAAGTTAAATCCAAACAACTTGAAGAAGCAAAAAGGCAAAGGGATGAAAAGGAGGCTGCATTTTCAAAGCAAATTCAGTTGCTTAGATCTCAGATTAAAACATTGTTGGCAGAGGAGTGCACATTGTCTAAATCCAAGCTAAAAAAGAACACAGCTGAGATGGTAAGGATAGATGCACAAACAACAAATGATGAGGAGATGGTGCTCAGCACCCTACTGTCAGAAGTGGAAATCTTTAAGGTGCAGCACAATGAAACAAAACAAAGTTTGCACAAAGAACAAGTGGAGAAAGAATGTATGAAGAAACAGATATCTCAATTAGAAGGAGAGTTGAAGAAGAAGGAAGCGGAGTTAAGTGCTATGGAGAAGAAGATCAGGAATAACAAAGGACGAGATTATGCCGCACCTCTTTCTTCTGCTAAGGCCCAGATTAAGAAATCAAAACCAGAAATTGAGAAGGTAATTCTTCAGCTTCTAGACTTCATATAAGAAACTAAGAGCATAATGTTACTGTTTGTATTAATTAGTGCACAATACAAAACCAAGAGAATAGTAATAGCATCATAATTCAAACAGAGTGTAGAGATGCTGAAACTTCAGTTGAAATGAAATCATACTTAGATCCAGTTTTTAAACAACTTCCTGTTCATGAATCACAAAACAATGCAACTATATATGGCAAGAGTTGTGTACACTGTTTGATGAATTGTCTAACTGTTGGTATATTTTGTAACATGAGAAGGGAACGGATGCGGGAAGCAAATCAGCTAAGAACCAAGATAGCGAGGTCCGAATGCATGAACTGTTGAATGAAGTATCAGCCCTTAAGGAAAAGAACAAGAACATGGAAAGCGAGCTGAAAGAAATGGAAGATAGATATTCAGAGATTAGTCTGAAATTTGCAGAGGTTGAGGGAGAAAGACAGCAGCTCGTTATGGCGGTACGCAATCTCAAGAATGGTAAGAAGAACTAGAATGCATCTTCAGAGGTGGTGATGTCTCAGACAAATCACACATGGTTTGTGAATGAAACAGAATACATCATGAAACCAAATATATGACAAGTGCTTTGAACTTGGGCTGTGACCTTTAATCCTGTACATGAGAGCTAACATTTTTACCTCATACAAATTTAACCAGTCCTTTTGCTCTTCAGCTTTGAGCcttgtattttatttatatgtCATGTAACCAATAACTTATCAGTGATTCTTTGGCGCTCCCTACATCACGGTTCTGTTGTAATTTCTGCATCACACTTCAACTATATTTTTAAGACAAGAACTGCGATGTTGAGCATTTACAGGTACAGAATGAGAACATTTTCTTTTACAGCAACACAAGAATTTCTCAGTTTGTCATAAGTTTTAACATTTTTGGTGGTGCAACATTGGATACAATATGACAGATAAACAAGATGTACAACTATGATGCCAAGAAGAAATTCTTTtcccaaaaagaaaaagaaaatgttgcCTACTTTAATTGCTTAAGTATTCTCATTGAGGGACTTAACTCTAATATGGCAATAATAAAACATCTGGGTAGATTAAATTACTGCATTTAATGGAATATAGAAGTGAGTTTTCCTCAAGATGTGAAGCCAAAGTATCATGATTCAAATACAATGAACATAGACACAATTGATACCACAATCAAGAGAAAACCATTAattgaaatttttcaaaatccaaatttccaAGCTAACCTGGATGGATCATGGATCATGGATCATGAATCATGGATCAAACTAAAAAGTACATGTTACTGCCACGTTACAGGGAAAGTaacactaaaataaataaataattgtgacAGTTTGCTTAACTGCTATTCTTGAAAGCCCCATCCACCCATTATTTAGCATAACCGACAAGACAAGAAGATATCTTTTTGACTTTCCTAACTACAATAATTTAAGAACCAAAGTAGACACTTGTCTATGCTCCTTACCTCATCCTACATTCACGTCGGCAAAATCTGAATTATTTTACATACATGCACTCTTGTCACTTGGCTAGTGATTAGTTTCCGTGTGTCAGTTAATCACATCTAAATCAAACATTAATCCTTATTCTTCGGATGTGACCCTACATTACTATatctagcattccaactctaAACAACATTTCAAATGACGACGACAGTTATTTGTTtttgaaagaaaacaaaaaccgCTCACTATGTACGTGTCAGTTGATGATTACATGTTACCAATGTCCACGTGGCTCCAGTTATGAGATGCAAAGTTGCAAACTGTTTCATGGGACTTGTCTATAAACTCTCTATAGCCTTTACTCTCTTTTGTATACAGAGATCAATTAAGCAGTTTCTTTCATGGAGTCTGAAGTAGTTCGTAGTCATCAAGAACAAGATGAGAATGATGAACAACAACCACCCTTCAATGATTCTGCTTCACAACTCGGTATGagtctcttttttctttttcatgtatGCAAGTTTGAATTTGAAGGCATCTGATCGGGTGCATATGTATGCAGAAGAACAACATAGTGATCCTGAGAAGAAGTCATCGGTTCTGAACAAGGTGAAGGCAAGGGCTAAGAAGATTAAGGATACAGTAAAGAAGCATGGTCAACGAGTCCTTGATCATGTTCATGACAATAGCAGTAGTGAAGATCAGAACAGTCCTGTTCATCATGACATCAATGAGCCTGAAAACCAACAAGTTGATAGAGCATTAGGTACtctactcttttctctttcttccaTATTAGAAACTAAACTATTCTTTTTTTTACATCATCTTTTTCAATCATATACATATTAACATATTGTATGTTAAAATATCTGAAAAGTTAAATCCTCACGGTTTTCTTTTCTGTGTTGTTGAATGTTGTGCAGTTGATGAAAGTGGAGATGTTAAAGATGCTCCGCCAACGTATCAACAAGTCGAAAATTATGTTAAAAATGCTGCAACGGAATCTGAGCAAGTAGAAAATTTGGGCAAGTCAGAAGCCAATTATGGTGGCACAACAAATATGGGAGAAGAACCTCAGGACAAGGCAGGAACTGTAGGTGTTGTTTCTCCAACTGATGAAAACATAGCCACTGAGGAAGAGAAGGAAGGGCATTCTAAGGACACTTTGGAGAACATATCTGAGGCATACGCTACTACTCGAAATTATCAAACTGGAACAGGTAATCATTTGCATTAGTAATGGTTTGATGACCAACCAGCATTTGTTATATTTATCATTTAACAAAATGattcaagaaaaagaaataaGTTTAGTTGAGTTGGATTTTGTTTTTGGATATTCTGCAGTTGGTGAAAGTGAAGCTGTTCAAAGTTCTCCCCCAACATATGAGCAAGTGGAAGATTTTGTTAAAAGTGGTGAACCAGAACCTGAGCAAGTTGAAAATCTGGACAAGACAGTACCAAGTTCTGGAGGTACAACACCATTTGTGGGAGAAGAACCTCATCACCAGCCAAGAGTTGTTGGTGCTTCTCCAACTACAGAAACTAATGAAGACATAACCACTGAACCAGCTAAAGCATTTGCTGAGGAAGAGAAATTTAAGGGAAATTTGGAGAATCCAACAAGCTTGGGTGAAGAACTGCACCCGCCGGGAAGTAGGCCTGAGGCATACACTATTCCTCCCAGTTATCAAACAGAAGACACTGATTCAACAGGGAAAGGTAAGTAGGAGCAGAACTCAATTTTCTGTTGTAGATTATGCATCATGTACTGATGCATTGTAATATTACTGCTATACTTTGTAAAATTTCACAGTTAAATTTGATAGGAGATTGCTGCCAAGGTGGTGTTTGTCTTTAGTGTTGATAACATGGTGTGGTTAGAGACTGATTGAAGTGATCAAAATTGGTGATACATAATTTATCACTTGCCTGATGATTATGTATGTTAATAAATGATGTTGGGCTTGCAGGTCCTGATGATGAAATAAAGATTAAAGAAGTGGAGAAATCTTTTGAGGAGAagatcaaagatgatccaaagtcTGTTCTAGTGCCAAAATTCCTGCCAGATTCTGCTGAAACTCAAGACTCTTCTGATGGAAACAAAGATCAATCTGAGCAAAAGCCAGAGCCTCAACTCTCAAGTGCAACTAAAACCGAGCACCCTCCTGATCATGAAAACCATGAACGAGACTTGCCAGAGCTT from Arachis ipaensis cultivar K30076 chromosome B09, Araip1.1, whole genome shotgun sequence includes these protein-coding regions:
- the LOC107617118 gene encoding low-temperature-induced 65 kDa protein, which gives rise to MESEVVRSHQEQDENDEQQPPFNDSASQLEEQHSDPEKKSSVLNKVKARAKKIKDTVKKHGQRVLDHVHDNSSSEDQNSPVHHDINEPENQQVDRALVDESGDVKDAPPTYQQVENYVKNAATESEQVENLGKSEANYGGTTNMGEEPQDKAGTVGVVSPTDENIATEEEKEGHSKDTLENISEAYATTRNYQTGTVGESEAVQSSPPTYEQVEDFVKSGEPEPEQVENLDKTVPSSGGTTPFVGEEPHHQPRVVGASPTTETNEDITTEPAKAFAEEEKFKGNLENPTSLGEELHPPGSRPEAYTIPPSYQTEDTDSTGKGPDDEIKIKEVEKSFEEKIKDDPKSVLVPKFLPDSAETQDSSDGNKDQSEQKPEPQLSSATKTEHPPDHENHERDLPELVQEKETQFASDTISSSTSSHRENPEATEQTFNSNISRDEMENPSKEKSYSDEISSATSAIAADRAISAEGVAAVPKSDHGEKGDGEGKREDSSNKSGKNIATSVTEKLAPVYGKVAGVGSAVKSKVSGTRSEDSVGVETENVEKGEDKRVNVKDYLAEKLKPGEEDKALSEVISEAFNKRKEDPKKASEGEDRDVDAIKKQGEETVAETEESNVSSPGKSVVGKIKGVVGSWFGKSEENQSSSKGGEDLTLNKNSGEIQAEGERRLEE